TAGTAACAGGATTTGCGAACGtcaataaagatattgatcgATATCTTTCTCAAGTGTAATTTTGCAATGTTCTAGTCtataagatataaattataaataaatacgataaattttatttagcgTTTAATCATAAATTTGATGCGTTAATGCGGgcaaactttattaattttttagatacgTAAAATACATAAAGAAATGCTTAGAAAGCGAAATATATGACATGCTTTAAAGGGAGTCCTACTACATCGCTAAATTACTACGTTTCTATCCCATTAACCTACCTATTCCTCCGCGAGATTACTCTATGactttaccttttttttttcattgctTCTGTGCCTCTTCCAGTAACATATAACATAACCTCTGCCTTgtctttcatattttcatcTTAGTACGCAACAAATAAGGGATTCAATAACTTGAACGATGGTTTTTCATCACTGTCTAGCAAAATATCATTTTACAGCATCTGTTATTATCCCCATACATTATCTATCGTATTTGCTTTTGTGTTTGCGAGATAGTGAAGACAATCTGAACGGCGACCATGCAAAGCTTCATCTTTTTGGACAGTAGCTTAATCAAATGTCACGGTCTTTCATAACCCATGACAtgtttgatataaaaaaaaaaaatcacgtgtCCGTTCCAATTTGGAACGCCGATCACTTTTGCCAAGAAATTTCTGAGACATTATGTCCCGGAAAAatgcaagaaaaattttttattaatatatgcaaaaataaatcGGGACTTGCCCGTGATACATGACGAAATTTCTATTCCTAAATTCTAATTCGTTTTCCCCTCAAGATCGGTTACCTTTGGTAACTCGCCTGACCTTACCCTTTTTATTTCCCTCGATTCCTCCAAAGCTTTCACCGGTTTCTGCGCTTCTTCGAGTAACCATAAAATGTGAGCAAGGACTTTTTCCGCCATGTCTTTCATACCCTCATCTTCATACGCAACAAATAGAGGCTTCGACAGCTTAAATACTGGTTTCCTTTCATTTTCTAATGTACATTCCATAAAATACCATTTTTGTGCATTTGTTACAATTCCCCATACTTTATCCATATCGTACTCATCGTATATTTCATTCGCTTTGCGTTTGCGAGAAAGAGAAGATTCCATCTGTACAGTAGCCTGAGCAAAGCCCTGCTTAAAGTCATCTTTTTTGACCTTGATCAAGCCGATTGTTC
The Rhizophagus irregularis chromosome 22, complete sequence DNA segment above includes these coding regions:
- a CDS encoding Coronin-like protein crn1, which codes for MESSLSRKRKANEIYDEYDMDKVWGIVTNAQKWYFMECTLENERKPVFKLSKPLFVAYEDEGMKDMAEKVLAHILWLLEEAQKPVKALEESREIKRVRSGELPKVTDLEGKTN